The Sylvia atricapilla isolate bSylAtr1 chromosome 30, bSylAtr1.pri, whole genome shotgun sequence region AGGCTGCGGGGTGCGggagggtgcccagagaaggtgCCCCAAGTGCCACGGCTCGGGCATGGAGGTTCGCATCCACCAGCTGGGGCCCAGCATGATCCAGCAGATCCAGACGGTGtgttcccagtgccagggccaGGGCGAGTGGATCCGGCCCCGGGACTGCTGCCTCACCTGCAACGGTCGCAAGGTTGTGCGGGAGAAGAAGATCCTCAGCGTCCACCTGGACAAAGGTGAGACGGGGCTGAAGGCGGAGCGGGGTCACCCCAAAGTGGCGCACGcaccctgagctctgcccacgCTCCTTGCAGGCATGAAGGATGGGCAGAAAATCACCTTCCACGAGGAGGGGGACCAGGTGCCTGGTCTGGAGCCTGGTGACATCATCATTGTCCTGGATCAGAAGGAACATCCTGTGTTCCGGCGCAGCGGCGACGACCTCATAGTCAGGAGGGAGATCAGCCTGGCAGACGCCCTGTGCGGGTGCCGGCAGGTGATCCACACTCTGGACAACCGCACCCTGCTCGTGTCCTCCCCGCCAGGTGAGGGGGACACTTGGGGACGCACCTGTGagagagccaggagctgccagcacagcaggctgACCGTGGCCTCTCTCTGTCAGGTGACGTGATCCGGCCTGGGGACCTGAAGTGTATCCCCAACGAGGGCATGCCTGTCTACAGGAGTCcctttcagaaaggaaaactcaTCCTGCAGTTCGAGGTGAGCTAGAGCAGGGCGGGAATTGACATCTCCCACCTCTGGGCTTCCTGAGTTGCCACCGCGCACATCACATCTGCTCTCTGGTCACAGGTAAAGTTCCCCGAGCCAGGCTGGCTCCCCACCGACCGCCTGCGCCAGCTCCA contains the following coding sequences:
- the LOC136373022 gene encoding dnaJ homolog subfamily A member 1-like isoform X2; this encodes MVKETGYYDLLGVRPGASLDEIKRAYRRLALRYHPDKNPSEGERFKQISQAYEVLSDAHKRALYDRGGERAMKEGGLGGRGGGSGFGSPMDIFDLFFGGGVRMRGRADRRGKTVVHQLSVSLEDLYNGSTRKLSLQKNIICRKCGGCGVREGAQRRCPKCHGSGMEVRIHQLGPSMIQQIQTVCSQCQGQGEWIRPRDCCLTCNGRKVVREKKILSVHLDKGMKDGQKITFHEEGDQVPGLEPGDIIIVLDQKEHPVFRRSGDDLIVRREISLADALCGCRQVIHTLDNRTLLVSSPPGDVIRPGDLKCIPNEGMPVYRSPFQKGKLILQFEVKFPEPGWLPTDRLRQLQAFFPPQEEVMATEDTEEVELSDYTAHGGPGRRPYTGEAYHEDDFEDGMRQHVQCQTS
- the LOC136373022 gene encoding dnaJ homolog subfamily A member 1-like isoform X3; amino-acid sequence: MKEGGLGGRGGGSGFGSPMDIFDLFFGGGVRMRGRADRRGKTVVHQLSVSLEDLYNGSTRKLSLQKNIICRKCGGCGVREGAQRRCPKCHGSGMEVRIHQLGPSMIQQIQTVCSQCQGQGEWIRPRDCCLTCNGRKVVREKKILSVHLDKGMKDGQKITFHEEGDQVPGLEPGDIIIVLDQKEHPVFRRSGDDLIVRREISLADALCGCRQVIHTLDNRTLLVSSPPGDVIRPGDLKCIPNEGMPVYRSPFQKGKLILQFEVKFPEPGWLPTDRLRQLQAFFPPQEEVMATEDTEEVELSDYTAHGGPGRRPYTGEAYHEDDFEDGMRQHVQCQTS